A window of Solanum stenotomum isolate F172 chromosome 3, ASM1918654v1, whole genome shotgun sequence contains these coding sequences:
- the LOC125858882 gene encoding uncharacterized protein LOC125858882, translating to MTERLNINKIDMSIEEWTSKVQVVDKGHPRTNREGNKKYQLMILQDEEETQIQVTMYGTDITHYENEFVPFQTYLLSGAFVTKSTKAYGNPLHQFTWTIDKGTIVEPIEQVIPPEPPLLPPTLIKVTSFDSFDYQVVGFEFGTSQNIFTLILTNNSLLYARYSCPRENGSPPSYASNGSRIQEFIIIDYQSDEIKPLLSTYTTKSTTAIGPLLFVPFEEHIVPIVNIQQQSLSAPTASKSFQGIGHSEDSIVQPVVDQYISHPAMISDKIGEELLSLTVAEIRDVRCIKKQLLPLILVQHILLGNTFTIQIKKLFAKNKDASSAKLFIMSITEKDIASNLPLHQQLQKAVNAS from the exons ATGACAGAAAGATTGAATATCAACAAAATCGACATGAGCATAGAAGAATGGACTAGTAAAGTCCAAGTGGTAGATAAAGGCCATCCTCGAACCAACAGGGAGGGAAACAAGAAATATCAATTGATGATATTACAAGATGAAGAG GAAACTCAAATACAAGTTACCATGTACGGTACAGATATCACACATTATGAAAATGAGTTTGTTCCTTTCCAAACATATTTGTTATCGGGGGCATTTGTCACCAAATCAACCAAGGCGTACGGAAATCCTCTTCATCAATTCACCTGGACAATTGATAAGGGCACAATTGTTGAACCAATAGAACAAGTTATACCCCCTGAACCACCATTGTTGCCACCAACGCTGATAAAAGTTACATCGTTTGACAGTTTCGACTATCAAGTTGTAGGCTTTGAATTCGGTACTTCTCAAAATATCTTTACACT TATTCTAACTAATAACTCTTTACTTTATGCAAGATATTCTTGCCCTCGTGAAAATGGTAGCCCTCCATCATATGCCTCAAATGGGAGCagaattcaagaattcatcatCATCGACTATCA GTCCGATGAAATAAAACCACTTCTCAGCACATACACAACAAAAAGCACCACAGCTATAGGCCCTCTTTTGTTTGTGCCATTTGAAGAACACATCGTACCTATTGTCAATATCCAGCAACAATCTTTG TCTGCTCCGACTGCAAGCAAATCTTTCCAAGGAATTGGTCACAGCGAAGATTCTATTGTACAACCTGTCGTCGATCAATACATCTCACACCCAG CCATGATTTCAGACAAAATTGGAGAAGAACTATTGTCTCTCACTGTGGCAGAAATTCGTGACGTACGTTGCATCAAG AAACAACTATTGCCACTCATACTGGTGCAACACATACTGCTAGGGAACACATTCACTATCCAAATAAAGAAGTTGTTCGCAAAAAACAAGGATGCATCTTCAGCAAAATTGTTTATCATGTCAATCACCGAAAAAGATATTGCTAGCAATCTGCCACTGCACCAACAACTCCAGAAAGCAGTAAACGCAAGCTGA